The DNA region GGAATTCATTTTTACAAATGAGTTGAACAGTCCAAGCTTTGCTTGGAATCCGGCTTTTCTCCAAAACACCGTATTCGTTCGTACCAGTCGCGCGTATTCCCAAGGTACTCGTATTTGCACGTTGATAGTTTGTCCCGTTTTTGAAAGGGAAACCTTGGTCACGGTGCCGACGTCCATGCCGCGATAAAACAAGGTGTCGCCGTCACTGACGGAATCCAGGCGCTGAGTTTCGAGTTTGAACAGGGCAGTTTCTTCCAGGGGATTTTTTAAATCAGTGCCGATACGTCCTTGAAAGTTTTCTGCCTTGGGTCCGTCGCCGGGAACTGCAGAGATATAGCTGCCTTCGACCAGAGTATCCAATCCACGAATCTCCTCAAAGCTCACTCGGGGTGTTTCCAGCCAGTACTTGGTTCCTTCGTTCGCAAACTCGGCGGCATGTTTCTCCAGACGGGCAAAAACTTCGACGGCTTTCTTATCATCGGTTATGCGAATGTCGTTGACGATGCCAACGCGAACGCCACGAAAACGGACTTCGGTTTTTCCAGGTGTGATGCGTGAGCCCTCTTCAAATCGGATTTTTACTTCGGGACCCCGCTGTTCAAAGTAGTCATAAAGCAGATATCCTGAGATCAGGACCGCGAACAGGGGAAATACCCAAAAGTACCAGGTCGAACTAATGTTTTTCATCATAGGATTTTTTCCATATTGTGGTGGGATCAAAAGCCGCTGAAGAGAGCATTGTGAAAATCACGACAAGGGCAAAGATCCAGGCTCCTGATTCAGGTTTCGCATTAGCCCAGGGGCCGAGCTTCATGATGGCAACCAGAACAGCGAGCAGAAAAATATCCAGCATCGACCACCGTCCGATGGTTTCCACGATATTGTATAAGCGAGTTCTGAATTTCTTTTGATCCGATTTGCCAGTGGATAAACCCAGGTAAAACAATATGATCAGTTTCGCCAAGGGGATCAGAATGCTGGCCAGAAAGACGATGAGGGCAATACCCCAGGAGCCAGCGCGACTGAGCGTCACGATTCCCTCCCAAATAGTGGAGGTGGATTTGTTGCCGTAAATTTCCAGGGACATGAATGGCAGAAGATTTGCGGGAATATACAGGACCAGGGCTGCGGCAGAACAGGCCAGACTCAGCTCGCGGCCGGCGCGAAATCCCAAGTGGTTCAGAGTGCCGCAAGTTTCACAGGTGACATAGAGAGATGAGTCTTCGACGGGAAGAACTTCTCCGCAAATTTTGCATCGATCTATGGCGTCGCTTTCTGCCATGCTGAATCTCCAATCAATGCATTTGATCAGTTTCCGGCGGAATCTCGTTGTTACGTTCAGCGGCCTGCTGTCCCAATGCGGTCAGGAAAGAGCGGGATACGACTGATTCCGCATCTTTGCCTTCTAATGTCGTGCGCAGATCTTCGGTGGGATTTGGTAGCAGCCAGTTGGCCACGGATCCAAAGTCCGCGTAGATTCCCGGAAAGTGAGCATGCAAAAGTGACAGGATCCGGGAGGGTGTGGAAACGGTAGTTTCTGCTTTGCCGGTTTTTATCGCCGAGATTATTTTTCGGGCGGCTCGATCTGCATTCATTGAAATAAGGGGTGCGGATGCCATCAACGAGAACCAGGCATGCTCTTTTTTGAATTGCCCTTTTACTCTGGCGTTGCGGGCGGAACCGGTACGCATCAATCCTGGGCAAACTGTGGTGACGTAAATTCCCAGGGGCATGAGTTCCAGTCGCAGACTTTCAGAATATCCGCGCAAGGCAAATTTGCCGGTGCAGTAGGCCGCGTGGTGGGGGACGGGAACCAAGCCGCCGATAGAGGAGATGTTCACAATTCGTGAGCCTTTTTGCAGATGCGGAAGACAGGCCCTGTTCATGTAGTAGGGTGCCCAAAAATGAATGTCCAGGGAGTCCTCAAAATCCTTTTTGGTGGTATTCTGAATCGGACTGGTGGAAATGATTCCGGCATTGTTTACGACGATATCGATTTTACCGAAGTAGCGAATTATGGAGGACACCGCCTGATTTACATCATGGGGTTTGGTGCAGTCGCACTCCAGGGTCAGCACCTCGGCGCCCGGAGCGGCAAGCTCTATCATTTTTTTAGCGCGGGCCAGCTCCTCATTGTCTCGGGCCAGCAGTGCCACTGAAGCTCCCTGTCGGGCGAACTCCTTGGCCAAAACCAAACCCAGCCCCCGAGATCCTCCGGTTATTGCAGCCACTGATCTTTTGATAGGGCGATAGCGGAATTGGTCTCGCAAAACCGAGTAGGCGAATCCACCCAGTAAACTCCATGAAAGATTTTTTAAGAGTGATCTGGTGACAGAACTCATAGGCACCTCTTTGACCCTATTCTAGAAGACGCAGGCGAGGTGCACAGATCCAGTGCAGGAAAGCAAATTCCCGCTTAAAGGCGGGAATTTGCTCATCGATAAATTTCAGAAGAATGAAGTCTTAGAGTTTGGAAAGAAGGTTGCCCAACAGTGAACCGACGATTGTCGTCACCACACTGGCAGCAGGGGACGAGGCTCCCGCAATTTTAATCCCACCCATTAGAGCAGTTAGTAAAGTTTGTTTCAGTGCTGATGAACCGGAGCCACTGCCGACGATAGAACTCAAACCAGAGTTAGAGCCGGATGTGAATGCGGCAATCAGATTCTGTAGAGTCGTGGAAGCATTGTTGGAAACTCCAAGTTTAGCAATCAATTGATCCAAGCCGGGCAGGGATCCAGAACCCAAGCTGCCAAGAATGGTTTGCAAAACAGATGAGGAGTTGCCCAGGTTACCAAGACCCAGCACGGAACCTTTAGCAAGGCTTTCGACCACAGTCGCCAAGCTGCTTACATCAAAATCCTTACCACTTAGTTTACCAAGGATAGCTTGGATAATTGTGTTTGCTGCAGTGGCTTGGCTGCTGGAGCCGATGCCTGCCAATTTTAAATTAGAGAACAACGCTGAAGTCACCTTTTGAATCAAGGCCGTTGAAACCTCGTCTTCAGAAAGATTCACCAGTGAGTTCAGTGTACTGTCGCCAATCAAACCCAGAATATTGGATTTGTTAACCAGATCTGAAATATTCAAAGTGCCGACACCAGTGGTCGCGCCTTGAATAAGCACAGGAATGATTGCAGAAAGGTTGTTGCTGTTTCCAAGATTTGCTGATTCAAGTGCAGTCTGCGCACTTGCTATAATTGCTGCAATTTGTGTTGCTGACAGTTTACCAGCAGCTTGCACTTTCAGTTGTTCCTGCAGATCGCTGACCATGGATTGTGAAGCGACTTTGGGAGTTGATACAGTGGGGGTGCTTTGGGCACCTTGTGACGAACTATCGGCAGAGGAACGTTCTAAAGTTTCAAAGTTACTGCCGCAGCCAATCAAACTTGTCGTAAGAGTCAGCGCCAACAGTGAAGTGATTAATCTCATGGGTCCTCCGGTTATTTGGTCCAGAAACAGAATAGTTCGATTCATGAAAAATAAAAATGGGCAGAACCTCGACAAAAAGGTCCTGTAAAAAGCCGTGACGAAAAGCAGAATTGTTTTTGGCGGGATTGTTCACATTTGAAGTGAATCGTGGAGTTTCTGTTTTTTCCTTTTTCACTTTCTATCCACATTCCGTGCAGGGCGCGCGTGAATCCGAGAAACTGGATAGAAAATAAATTCTCAATAGGGGACGATACTGCTGATAATCACGGAGTTTTGCCTTCGTTATTTCCCCATGCTGTGGCGGAATCGATTCAACGGAGGGGATAAATGCCAAGATCTACAAGTCCACATACTGCGAAAGAAGACCGTATGGCCAAACATATTATGGATAGCGAGAAAGCGTCCGGAAAATCAGCCAAGCGCTCTGAGGAGATAGCCTGGGCCACGGTAAATAAAAAGCGAGCCGAGAGCGGCTCTGGTAAAAAGAAGTCGCGGTCGAAAACCAAGAAGCACTAAATAAAAAAGGGCTCCGATATTATCGGGGCCCTTCGATTTAAAATGAATTTTTATTATCTATTGCAGTTTTCCAGGCGTTTATTCTGAACCGTAATCGGACGTTCTTTGCGGTGGTCCCATACGTCGTAAGTGTACTGCGTGTAAGTATCATCCAATTTCACACTGCGGATGACTGATTTGGAGCAAACCGGGCGGGTGGAGTCATTGCGATTCCATTGAACGCAAATGGCTTTGTCTGCAACCATAGGCACAGCAATTTCTTGTTCTGGTGCCTGAACTTTAAGGGAGTTCGTGTCCTGTTCGAT from Bdellovibrio sp. GT3 includes:
- a CDS encoding MlaD family protein, whose translation is MMKNISSTWYFWVFPLFAVLISGYLLYDYFEQRGPEVKIRFEEGSRITPGKTEVRFRGVRVGIVNDIRITDDKKAVEVFARLEKHAAEFANEGTKYWLETPRVSFEEIRGLDTLVEGSYISAVPGDGPKAENFQGRIGTDLKNPLEETALFKLETQRLDSVSDGDTLFYRGMDVGTVTKVSLSKTGQTINVQIRVPWEYARLVRTNTVFWRKAGFQAKLGLFNSFVKMNSVDALLRGGIEFATPTNAGAKAKAGTTFILLGEAPKETEKWNPVLD
- a CDS encoding paraquat-inducible protein A, with amino-acid sequence MAESDAIDRCKICGEVLPVEDSSLYVTCETCGTLNHLGFRAGRELSLACSAAALVLYIPANLLPFMSLEIYGNKSTSTIWEGIVTLSRAGSWGIALIVFLASILIPLAKLIILFYLGLSTGKSDQKKFRTRLYNIVETIGRWSMLDIFLLAVLVAIMKLGPWANAKPESGAWIFALVVIFTMLSSAAFDPTTIWKKSYDEKH
- a CDS encoding SDR family NAD(P)-dependent oxidoreductase; this encodes MSSVTRSLLKNLSWSLLGGFAYSVLRDQFRYRPIKRSVAAITGGSRGLGLVLAKEFARQGASVALLARDNEELARAKKMIELAAPGAEVLTLECDCTKPHDVNQAVSSIIRYFGKIDIVVNNAGIISTSPIQNTTKKDFEDSLDIHFWAPYYMNRACLPHLQKGSRIVNISSIGGLVPVPHHAAYCTGKFALRGYSESLRLELMPLGIYVTTVCPGLMRTGSARNARVKGQFKKEHAWFSLMASAPLISMNADRAARKIISAIKTGKAETTVSTPSRILSLLHAHFPGIYADFGSVANWLLPNPTEDLRTTLEGKDAESVVSRSFLTALGQQAAERNNEIPPETDQMH